The Podospora pseudocomata strain CBS 415.72m chromosome 1 map unlocalized CBS415.72m_1, whole genome shotgun sequence genome has a segment encoding these proteins:
- a CDS encoding uncharacterized protein (EggNog:ENOG503PB0P; COG:S): MTSVHHGNNLIGDSIEHDVHPDRVAVMIRDNLPELQSILFSFTSRVTGRSWMLTTVLQSPALTSRRPRVQMLGLPLMRADSCDYISSIPRRHLTWLSVTGPGSFVTLNMLKQRLMQTRGLETLHLRNFAERSFEFVSNERLPPLLELVLESYDWRHSLEESTNNWDFSQLKVLMLFSVKHLTSLFRVISQVPHRLETLVFDMEWGPEVIPSLQTLCECPSLHTVVVRLPPKLPTTDTDLLQQLQIPLKEAHDNLAYKLAAGIIHLLLRTRFGNTKWQDIYVLFGEWKMWDNAGLHPGYYFKYIGPVSEGMHIENLNKFDMQALLATVARMTGAGAEGATTLDDAKKKKARRPQPVGQGGDRMGFYHEVYGLRSLLASKPLDRISLSF; encoded by the exons ATGACATCGGTTCATCATGGCAACAATCTGATAGGGGACAGTATAGAACACGATGTCCATCCTGATAGGGTTGCTGTGATGATTAGGGACAACCTCCCCGAGCTTCAAAGCATTCTCTTCTCATTCACCAGCAGAGTT ACAGGCCGCTCCTGGATGCTTACAACAGTTCTTCAGTCACCTGCCTTGACGTCTCGTCGGCCCAGGGTGCAAATGCTGGGGCTTCCACTTATGCGGGCCGACAGTTGCGACTACATCAGCTCCATCCCCAGGAGGCATCTCACTTGGTTGAGCGTGACCGGACCGGGATCGTTTGTCACCCTCAACATGTTGAAGCAACGGCTCATGCAGACACGTGGTCTGGAAACACTTCACCTGCGCAATTTTGCCGAGCGTTCCTTCGAGTTCGTGAGCAATGAGAGATTGCCACCCCTTCTGGAGCTGGTTCTTGAGAGCTATGACTGGCGACACTCTCTGGAAGAGAGCACCAACAACTGGGACTTTTCTCAACTCAAGGTCCTCATGCTATTCTCGGTTAAGCATCTGACGAGCCTGTTCAGAGTCATCTCGCAAGTCCCGCACCGTTTGGAGACGTTGGTTTTCGACATGGAATGGGGCCCTGAAGTCATACCGAGTCTTCAAACGCTTTGCGAATGTCCCAGTCTACACACGGTTGTGGTCCGCCTTCCGCCCAAGCTGCCAACCACCGACACAGaccttctccaacagctccaGATACCCCTCAAGGAGGCCCACGACAACCTCGCGTATAAGCTGGCCGCGggcatcatccacctcctgctCCGAACTAGATTCGGCAATACCAAGTGGCAAGACATCTATGTCCTGTTCGGGGAGTGGAAGATGTGGGATAACGCCGGGCTGCATCCAGGCTACTACTTCAAGTACATCGGCCCCGTCAGTGAAGGGATGCACATTGAAAACCTCAACAAATTCGACATGCAGGCGCTGTTGGCAACAGTGGCCAGAATGACGGGTGCTGGAGCAGAGGGTGCCACAACGCTGGACGAcgcaaaaaagaagaaggcaagACGTCCCCAGCCTGTCGGGCAGGGTGGGGACAGGATGGGATTCTATCACGAGGTGTATGGTTTGCGCTCCTTGTTGGCGTCGAAGCCGTTGGATAGGAtttctttgtctttttgA
- a CDS encoding uncharacterized protein (EggNog:ENOG503P81F), with the protein MSRSPQTLLRLPPKRTFTTSAPHLKSQPYSKSSTRQQSQGKADPKSTTDGKPEPAPRWKRLIWTGAFAATAFTGSIYGAGLKTQREWNEEKQKVQELTTDEKVAMLENSKGELWKQKVSLEQKLGEVRRRMEKEEEGVPK; encoded by the exons ATGTCCCGATCACCACAAACCCTCCTTCGACTCCCCCCCAAACGAACCTTCACAACCTCAGCCCCCCACCTCAAATCCCAACCCTACAGCAAATCTTCCACGAGGCAGCAAAGCCAAGGAAAAGCCGAcccaaagtcaacaacagACGGGAAACCCGAGCCAGCACCCCGCTGGAAACGCCTCATCTGGACCGGCGCCTTCGCCGCGACGGCATTCACCGGGTCCATCTACGGCGCCGGGTTGAAGACGCAGAGGGAGTGGAACGAG GAAAAACAAAAGGTCCAGGAGCTCACCACCGACGAAAAAGTGGCCATGCTCGAAAACTCAAAGGGAGAGCTCTGGAAGCAAAAGGTGTCGCTGGAGCagaagttgggggaggtgaggaggaggatggagaaggaggaggaaggtgtgcCGAAatag
- the SHB17 gene encoding Sedoheptulose 1,7-bisphosphatase (EggNog:ENOG503P0AY; COG:G): protein MTPRVFIIRHGETTWSLSGKHTSTTNIPLTASGEKRVLATGRALVGNDRLIVPSKLSHIYVSPRLRAQRTLELLNIAYRSHTPLLSPAREGGIPCQAEVEITEDIREWDYGDYEGITSPEINRIRKEQGLDDGRKWDIWRDGCPGGESPADITARLDRLIQDIREKWHRPVMEGENVGEGKKGDVLIVAHGHILRAFAQRWAGKELHDGPTFLLEAGGVGTLSYEHHNINEPAILLGGAFVVGDD from the exons ATGACCCCCCGCGTCTTCATAATCCGCCACGGCGAAACCACCTGGTCCCTCTCCGGCAAGCAcacctccacaaccaacatccccctcaccgCCTCGGGCGAGAAGCGCGTCCTAGCCACCGGCCGCGCCCTCGTCGGCAACGACCGTCTCATCGtcccctccaagctctcccaCATCTATGTCTCCCCTCGCCTCCGCGCCCAGCGCACGTTGGAGCTCTTAAACATTGCTTACCGGTCGCACACCCCTCTTCTGAGCCCGGCTCGGGAAGGGGGTATCCCCTGTCAAGCTGAGGTTGAGATCACGGAGGACATCAGAGAGTGGGATTACGGCGACTATGAGGGGATCACCTCTCCCGAGATCAACAGGATTAGAAAGGAGCaggggttggatgatgggaggaagTGGGATATCTGGCGAGATGGGTGTCCTGGTGGGGA GAGCCCAGCGGATATCACTGCTAGGCTAGATAGACTGATCCAGGACATCAGGGAGAAATGGCATCGTCCAGTGATGGAGGGCGAGAATGTCGgcgaggggaagaagggcgaCGTCCTGATCGTTGCACATGGCCACATACTCCGAGCTTTTGCGCAGAGGTGGGCGGGAAAGGAACTTCATGACGGACCAACGTTTTTGCTCGAGGCAGGAGGTGTCGGGACGCTGAG TTATGAACACCACAATATCAACGAACCTGCCATTTTACTTGGTGGTGCATTTGTCGTCGGGGACGATTG A